The sequence ATATATATCTATATGTATTTATTGTATCATCAACTCAATTTTTAATTACTCCAACTCCATTGCAAAAATTATGTTCAAATTGAATTGTTACGTGATTAATGCCAAACTTTTTTAGTTTTTCTTCGATTTCAAGAAGTGTTCTCTTTGTCTGGCTAACCATTACGTCTTCAATATTAACGTGAGCTTCAAAATTAATGTTCTTTTCATTCAAACACCATACATGAACGTGATGAATGTCTTTAACCCCTTCTATCCCTTTTAATTCTTCAACAATTTTATAAACATCTATATTATTTGGAACACCTTCAAATAAGATATTTGTTGAATTCTTTAGAATCTCAAAGCTTTCCTTTAAAATATATAAACTAATTAGTGAACCTATTAAAGGATCAACCCAATTTATGTGAAAGAAAAATATTATGATTCCAGCCACTACAACTCCTATAGATGAAAGAGCGTCTACTAAAAGATGTAAATAAGAGGACTTAATATTCATATCTTCTTTGGAACCCTTATGAAGCAAAAAAACGCCCAAAGAATTGGCAAATACAGCCAGAATAGCAACAAAAATTATAACTGAACTATTGACATTCGATGGATGTAAAAATTTTTCATAGGCTTCTTTAAAAATAAATAAAGATATGATTATTAAAACCAGCGAATTAATGAATGCTGAAATAATAACTGATCTTTTATACCCAAATGTCCGCCTTTTATCATTTCTCTTACTTTGAACTTTCAATGCAATATAACTGATAAGTACAGAGAGACCATCGCTAAAATTATGCATTGCATCAGAAAATAGTGAGACGCTTCCAGAAAGGATCCCACCAATTATTTCAAAAAAAGCTATTCCAAAGTTAAGAAGTATAACTAAACACAAGTTTATGGTTTTTACATTAGATACCTCATGAACGTGTTCATGATGATAAGATTCATCCAATTTTATTACTCCACAGTAACTGATTTTGCAAGATTTCTTGGCTTATCTGGATCTCTAGATAACCATACGGCAGCATAATATGCAAAAAGTTGTAACGGAACAACGTTATAAATTGGTGAAACAATTTCAGGCACATCAGGCACGTATAAGATATCGTTTACAAGGTTTACAGCATCCTTATCTCCTTCACTAATTAGAGCTACAACTCTTGATCTCCTACTCTTTGCCTCTTCAATATTCGAAAGAACCTTTTCATAAGTAATAGCAGATCTTGTAGCAATAGCCAAAACAGGCGTAGTTGGATCGAGAAGAGCTATAGGCCCATGTTTCATTTCGCCAGCAGGATATCCTTCCGCATGAATATACGAGATCTCTTTGAGTTTTAAAGCACCCTCAAGTGCAACTGGATAATTAATCCCTCTTCCCATAAAAATCATATTTTTATAACCAGAATAAATCCTCGCACTCTTTTCAATATCATTCAAGAATTTTGGAAAATATTCTTCAAGTCGTTTGGGAACCTCAAGAAGATAACCAAGTGTCTCATCCACTATTTGTTTAGAAATACTCTTCTTACAACTACCCATATAAAGGGCTAAAATATAAAGAGTAACCAATTGAGAAGTAAAAGTTTTGGTAGCAGCAACACCAATTTCCAGACCCGCTCTCGTTAGTATACTAAAGTCTGCTTCTCTATTTGCAGTAGAACCTAATCTATTAGTAATAGCTAGGACATAACTACCTCTTTTCTTAGCTTCTCTCATAGCAGCTAAAGTATCAGCTGTTTCACCTGATTGAGATATAGCAATAGTTAAAACGCTATTATTTACTGCTGCATTTCTATATCTAAATTCTGAAGAATAATCGACCTCACAGGGCATATCTGCTAGATATTCCATTAAAAATTTTCCAATCAATGCAGCATGATAAGATGTACCACATGCCACAAAACAAATCCTTGAAATTCCTCTTGCTATATCCTTTGGAAGTTCATCTTTATATGGTTCAAACTCATTTTCAAAAAAAACTCTCTGTCCAATTGTTTCCTGGACAACCAGAGGTTGTTCAGAAATTTCTTTTAACATAAAGTGATCAAAACCGCCTTTTTCAGCATCTTCTTCATTCCATTTAACCTCAAAAAAGCTTGGCTTAATCCTATGCCCAGCCATATCAAAAATACTTATTTCATCCTTACTTATTATTGCAACTTCCCCATCTTTCATAATATACACATTTTTAGTATATTTTAATATTGCCGGTATATCAGATGCCAAAAAGTTTTCACCCTTGCCACGACCTAAAATTAGAGGAGCAAATTGTCTTGCTGCAAAAATTTTGTCAGGTTCTTTAGAGTTAATAAGAGCAATAGCAAAAACGCCCCTTAAATCATTAAGCGCTTTTAAAAACGAAGTAAAGGTATCTTTATAAGTTTTTTGATAGTCCTCTATGAGATGAGCAATAACCTCTGTATCAGTATCAGACTTAAAAATATGACCTTTAGATAATAAATTTTCTTTAAGTTCAAGATAATTCTCAATAATCCCATTATGAACTACAGCAATAGAGGAAGTGCAATCAACTTGAGGATGGGCATTTTTCAAGCACGGCTCTCCATGAGTAGCCCAACGCGTATGACCAATTCCTAAAAAGCCTTTTAAAGGCGCGTCTCTTAAGTTATCCTCCAAAAATAGAATTTTTCCTACTGCATGTCTAATATCAAGGTTCCCAGATTCGCCCACTACGGCTATACCTGCAGAATCATATCCTCTGTATTCAAGCTTTTTTAACCCATACAAAACTACATCTGCTGAATTTTTATTACCTATATAACCAACTATTCCACACATATAATCTCCCTTCTAAAGCTTTACATGAAAATGGCACCTGGCAATAACACCAAGTGCCAATTCAGTCAATTTTAATTTAACAGTAGTTTTGCTTAAATATCAAAAAGCGTAACAAATTCATATGGGTGAGGCCTTATAGCTAACTCTTTAGCCTGAGTTCTCTTAAATTTAATATATGATTCTATCAATTCCTTTGAAAAGACCCCGCCCTTCAAAAGATATTCATGATCCGCTTCAAGAGCATCAAGGGCTTCGTCTAAAGAACCAGGAACTGAAGGAATATTTTTAGCTTCTTCTGGTGGCAAATCATAAATATTCTTATCAAGAGGCTTACCCGGATCAATTTTATTTTCTATTCCATCTAAACCTGCCATAAGCATTGCAGAAAAGGCTAGATATGGATTTGCAGACGGATCAGGCGGTCTGAATTCAATCCTCTTGGCTTTTGGATTAGCAGTATACATAGGAATACGAACAGCAGCAGAGCGATTTCTTTGCGAATATGCCAGATTTACTGGAGCTTCATAATGAGGTACAAGTCTCTTATACGAATTTGTAGTAGGTGCGGCAAAGGCGAGAACAGATTTTGCATGTTTGAGAAGACCACCAATATACCACAACGCAATGTCACTAAGTCCGGCATAACCCTTTTCGTCATAAAAAAGCGGCCTGTTACCCTTCCACAAGCTTTGATGACAGTGCATACCTGAACCATTATCACCAAATAATGGTTTGGGCATAAAGGTAACTGTTAAACCGTTTGCCCTTGCAACATTTTTTGCAACGTATTTATATTTCATAAGATCATCGGCCATCCTTAGCAAGTTGTTAAATCTTATATCTATTTCAACCTGTCCTGCAGTCGCAACCTCATGGTGATGAACTTCAATTTCCAGGCCAACTTTCATCATTGCCTTAACCATTTCGGACCTGACATCCTGTAATTGATCGTTTGGTGGGCATGGAAAATAACCTTCTTTGGATCTTATTTTATGACCAAGATTGGGCTCTTCTTCTCTATCAGAGTTCCACCAGGCTTCTACTGAATCTATGGAAAACATTCCGCCTCTAGAATCATATTTGTATTTAACGTCATCAAAAATAAAAAATTCTGCCTCCGGTCCGAAGTATGCAGTATCTGCAATACCCGTTGTTTTAAGATAATTTTCTGCTCTCCTTGCAACACCCCTTGGATCTTTTTGATAATCTCTCAAAACAATTGGTTCCTTTACATCACAGATAATATTTACAGTTAAATCATCAAAAAACGGATCTACAAAAGCTGATGACAGATCTGGTATGAGTATCATATCGCTCTCTTCGATCTGCTGAAATCCTCTTATGCTCGAACCATCAAAACCTAAACCCTCTTCTATCACGCCTTCATTAAAAGCTTCTACTGGAACAGTAAAGTGCTGCCATGTTCCAGGTACATCACAAAATCTTACATCTACAAATTTCACTTCATTTTCTTTAACAAAATTTTTAAACTCTTCATAGTCTTTAAATCCACACTTAATATTATTCAAATTAGACCTCCTATAAATTCTTATTTTCTCTTAAAGCACTCGCAAGACTAAGTATTTCTACAATCTCCTCGACCGCTTTAAAAATTCCTACAAATACAGCCCTTGATATTATGCTATGTCCAATGTTTAATTCTTCAATTTCAGGTATCAAAGCAATTTGCCAAACGTTGCTCTTATTTAAACCATGACCAGCATAAACGTTCAGACCTGCTTCTTTAGCAAGATTAGATGCCTTTTTCAATCTTTCTAACTCAAAATTTCTCTCAATTTCATCCAAAGAGTCAGCATATTTACCGGTATGCAATTCTACAGAATCAGCACCTAAGGTAACACTTTTTTCAATAGAAAATTCATCTGGATCGATAAAAAGAGAGACTTCAATTCCATTTGATTTTAAAGTCGAAATACTTTCTTTCAAAGAATCATAGTTTTTAGAAAGATCTAAACCTCCTTCTGTTGTGAGCTCTTCCCTTTTTTCAGGAACTAAGGTCACTTTGTTCGGCTTTACCTTCAAGGCAAAAGAAACAATTTGCGGAACACAAGCCATCTCTAAATTTAGATTATCTACGGCCTTTCTTATTTTAAGGACATCGTTGTCCTGTATATGCCTTCTGTCTTCTCTAAGATGAACTGTTATAAGGTCAGCACCTGCAGCTAGGGAAATAGAGGCAGCAAAGAGTGGATCTGGATAGGTAATCTTTCTTGATTCTCTAAGCGTGGCAACATGATCAACATTAACCCCCAAGCGGATTTTTCCAGCCACTTTATCACCTCTCATTTATAATCTTAAAAATTATAGCACAAAAAAATATTGAACCGATATCAAATTTTTTCTTTAATAATATCTAAAATAAAGTTTGCAATATTTATTTTTGTTGAATTAAGTTCGTAATAATCGCCACTTGAAGATAAGATCAAAACTTCATTGTTTTCACTACCAAAAGGAAAACCAGTTTCGTGAATTTTATTAGCTACTATATAATCTAATTTTTTTTCAACTAGTTTTTTATTAGCATTTGTGCTAAGATTTTCAGTTTCAGCGGCAAAGCCTATAACTATCTGATTTTTCTTCAATAAATTAACTTCTTTAAGTATATCGGGATTTGATATAAGATTAAGCTCTAAGTTATTCTTCTTTTTTATCTTTTTCGTATACCGCTGATCTACTTTAAAGTCTGAAACAGCAGCTGCCATAACCAGTATATCACAAAACTCAAAGTTATCGATAACACTCTTAAACATCTCTTCTGTTGTTTCAACATCAATCCTTTCTACCATATAAGGAGTTCGTAAACCAGTTGGTCCTGCAATAAGCCTTACCTGTGCACCTCTCAAAGAAGCAGCCTGAGCAAAAGCAAAGCCCATCTTGCCTGATGATCTATTAGAAATATATCTAACAGGATCTATTGGTTCGCGAGTAGGACCTGCAGTTATCAATATCTTTTTTCCAACAAAATCCTTTTTTGGATAGAAATGATAGTTAAACATTTCTAAGAGTTCAGGTACTTCCAGCATTCTACCAGACCCTATGCTATCGCAAGCGAGTCTTCCATAAGCAGGACCAAAAAATATTACATCTTGAGCCAATAATTTCTTTACATTATCTTGCACAGAAGGATTTCCCCACATAGTATCGTTCATTGCTGGAACTAATACCAGCGGGCATTTTCTTGCAATAGCCATTGTAGTAAGAAGGTTGTCAGCTATACCTAATGCAATCTTTGAAATTGTATTAGCAGTAGCCGGACATATAATAAAAACATCAGATTTTTGGGGTAAAGTTATGTGGGCTATTGAGTCTTTACCAGAAGGCAAATTAGACTCACTGTAACAAATATTTTTTGTTAAAGCTTCAAATGTTAAAGGAGAAACAAATCTAGTAGCATTCTGAGTCATCACAACATTTACCTCATTTCCCTCTTTTACAAGAGATGAAACAAAATTTGCAGCTTTATACGCAGAAATGCCACCACAAATGCCAAAAAGTATTTTCAATTTACTTATTTATAGTAAATTTTATTTTCCCACTTGCAATTTCTTCAAATGCCTGCTCGAGAGGATCGCTAACATTAGTTGTGAAAAGGTCTTTATTACTTTTTATTTCTTTTGCTCTTTTTACAGCTACAATAACTAAAGCATATCTAGACGGTATCATTTTCAACGCATTTTCTAAACTAGGCGCTATCAAAACTAAATTACCTCCTGTCCAAATTGTATTTCTGATCTAAGTCTCGAAATTATATCTTCTCTTCTTTCTCTTTTTGCCCTCTGAGCAACAATTATGCATTCTAGCTCGCTAGCTGCTTCTATAACACTACTATTTACAATTATATAATCATATATAAAATATTCTTCAATTTCTTCAATCGATCTCGAAAGCCTTCTTTTTATCTCATCAAAATTTTCGGAAGACCTTGTTTCCAACCTTAATCTTAGATCACACCATCTTGGTGGAACAATAAAGATTAAAATTGCATCAGGGTACAATGATTTTATTTTACTTGCACCTCTTGTATCTATTTCAAGAACAACATCACTATTCTCACTTAATTTTTTTAAAACGTAATCCTTTGGGGTTCCATAATAATTTCCGTGAACTTTAGCCCATTCCAAAAGGTTATCTTTTTCTATGTGTTCCAAAAACTCAGATTCAGAAACAAAAAAGTAATCTTTGCCATTAACTTCGTTAGGCCTTCTAGGTCTGCTTGTCATAGATATAGAAAGACAAAGCATTGGATCTCTTTGCATTAATTCCTTTATTACTGTCCCTTTGCCCACACCAGAAGGACCAGAAACTACAAACAATAAACCTTTTTTTTCATCACTTTTTTTGTACACTATTTATTTATTGCCTTTCTCAGGAAGTTTGTATGGAATAGGTATGAATTGTACCGATGGCCTTCTATTTCCTGCCTGAGGATATAACTCCATTAGCTCATACACTTCTTCTGGCAAATCATTTCTCACTGAAATACCCAAATTTTTAATCTCTTCGTAGGAAATAGGATAATCATGCGTCCACTTTCCACTTGTAAAAAGTTCAGCAAGGAAAGAGGCCTTTTCTGAATCCATTCTATCTTGTAAAAGTTTTTTAATAGTACTTTTTACTTGGTTAACAGCCTTTTGTGACATATCTGCTAAAATTAATGTTTTGTCATCGACATTTTCAATACCTTTCTCTCTAACTACCTGTAAAATAGAAACAGCTGGGTACTCTCCCAGCTGCGGATCAACAGGACCAAGAACTGCATTTTCATCAAGGTATATTTCATCGGCAGCAAGAGCAAGCATGGTACCGCCAGACATAGCATAGTGAGGTATAAAAACCCTCACAGGTGCAGGATGCCTTATTAACGCCTTTGCTATCTGCTCTGCTGCCAATACCAATCCTCCTGGAGTATGAAGTATGATATCAATAGGCATATCCTTTTCGGTAAGCCTTATTGCTCTCAAAATTTGTTCAGAATCATCTATGTCAATATATCTCGAAAGAGGAATACCAAAAAAAGATATAGTCTCCTGTCTGTGTATAAGAGTAATAACCCTGGAATTCATCTTTTTCTCCATAGATCTTATAGTCCTAATTCTCATGTTTTCTAGATATTTCTGCTGCAATACAGGAGTAAAAGCAAATATTATAAAAATAAACCAAATTATGTCAAAAAAATTCATTATTCAACTACCAGTCCGATCTTATTATCTTCTACCACTATCTTCACGGTATCTCCTTCCTTAATCCTATTATTTAAAAGCTCCTTCGCAATAATATTTTCCAAATTTTTCTGTATATATCTTTTAAGAGGTCTAGCACCCATTGTAGGTTCATATCCCTCTTTTGCAAAAAATTTCTTTGCATCCTCTGTAAGTATTAGTTTTATTTTCTTTTCATTCAATCTTTCTTGAATATCATTTAATATCAATTCAACAATTTTTTCAATATCAGATCTAGAAAGAGGCTTAAAAACTACAATCTCATCAATTCTATTTAAAAACTCCGGTCTAAAAGTAGAATTTAATAGCGATAAAACTCTATTCTTTGCCTTTTCAAATTCTTTTTCATCTTCTACATTAGAATTTAATAGTATATCAGAACCAAGATTAGATGTCATTATTATAACAGTATTCCTAAAATCAATAGTCCTACCCTTACCATCTGTTAATCTTCCATCGTCAAGAACCTGTAAAAGTATATTAAAAACATCAGGATGTGCTTTCTCTATTTCATCTAAGAGTATTACAGAATATGGCCTTCTCCTAATAACTTCTGTCAGTTGACCTCCTTCTTCATAGCCTACATAACCTGGAGGAGCACCCACTAGCCTCGACACAGAATGTTTCTCCATATATTCTGACATATCAATTCTTACAAGAGCATTTTCATCCTTGAATAAAAATGCAGCAAGAGCCTTGCTTAGCTCAGTTTTACCCACACCAGTTGGACCAAGAAAGAGAAATGATCCTACTGGCCTTCTAGGATCCTTTAGACCTGACCTTGACCTTCGTATCGCTTCAGAAACAGCAACTACGGCCTCATCTTGACCAATAATTCTTTTATGAAGAATATTTTCCATATTAGTCAATTTGTCAACTTCTTCTTGAACAAGCTCTGTTACAGGTATGCCTGTCCATTTGGAAACCAAATTTGCAATGTCTTCCTTATCTACTACTTCGTTAACTTTTTTATCAATTAACCATTTATCTCTTTTCTCCTTAAATTTTCTTGAAAGAGCCTCAGATTCACTCTTTAACTTTGCTGCCAATTCGTAATCTTCTCTTTTTACAGCTTCCTGACCCTCTTGATATAATCTTGATAACTTATTTTCCATTTCTTTAAGTTCCGTAGGCATATTAGAAAGCTGAATTCTCACTTTAGCAGCAGCTTCATCAATCAAATCAATAGCTTTATCAGGCAAAAATCTATCAGATATATATCTTTCAGATAAATGAGCAGCCGATTCAATTGCCTCATCTGTAATTTTTACCCTATGATGCGCCTCATATTTGTCCCTTAAACCCTTTAAAATAGAAATGGTATCATCTACGCTTGGTTCCTTTACAAAAACCGGTTGAAATCTTCTTTCAAGAGCAGGATCTTTCTCAATATATTTTTTATATTCATCTAGCGTAGTAGCACCTATTACCCTTAATTCACCTCTTGCAAGGGCAGGTTTAAGTAAATTTGATGCGTCAATGGCACCTTCTGCAGCGCCTGCTCCAACTACAGTATGTAATTCATCAATGAACAAAATATAGTTTTGTGTTTTGGTTACAGAATCAATAATTGTTTTTAATCTTTCTTCAAATTCTCCTCTAAATTTAGTACCTGCAATCAAAGCACCCATATCAAGCGCTAAAAGTTGTTTTCCCTTCAATATCTCAGGTACATCGTTTGAAGCTATCTTTTGAGCAATACCATCAACAATAGCTGTCTTTCCAACACCGGGTTCACCAATTAGAACCGGGTTGTTTTTCGTTCTTCTGGAAAGAATCTGCATTACTCTCTCAATCTCTTCATCTCTACCAATTACAGGATCTAACTTTCCCTCTAAAGCAAGTTGAGTTAAATTTCTTGTATACTTTTCAAGAGCTTGGTATTTCTCTTCTGCACCTGGATCTGTCACTCTTTGAGTACCCCTTATATCTTTAAGAATTTGATAAACCTTTTCTTCTGTAATACCATACTCGTTCAAAAGGCGCGACGCTGGGCTCTCGCCTTCTTTTACTATCGCAATCAAAACATGATCTACTCCAACAAATTCATCCTTTAACCTAATCGCTTCTTCCTCCGCTATATCTAAAACCTTCTTCAAAGAGGGAGTGATATATATTTGTGGAGTAGAAGATGAATATTGTATTTTTGGTAATCTGTTCAAAATCGATTCTAATCTATTTTTAATATCATTTTTATTAATTCCAGCTCTTGTTAAAACTTTTCCTACAAGACCATCCTGTTGATTAAGCATCGCATACAAAAGATGCTCTACATCAAGCTGGCTGTTTTGAAATGTCATTAAAACTCTCTGTGAAGACTCTAACGAATCCCTTAACTGTTCTGTAAATTTATCTGGGTTCATTATTTTCACCTTCTTTCTCTTGAGAAATACTTTTTAGTAAATTATTGAGCCTTGATACTTCTGACTCTAGTTCTTCTACTCTTTTTGACAATCTTAAAATAACCTCAACACCTGCAATATTTATCCCAAGATCTTTTGTAAATTCTTGAATTTTTTTTAGAACTTCTATGTCTTCATCACTAAAAACCCTCGTTTTACCATCAAGTTTTTTAGGACAAATTAACCCTAATTCTTCATATCTTCTTATTGTCTGTGGGTGAATTGATAACATTTTTGAAACAATACTTATCGCATAAAAGCCACTAGTTTCTGGCATCATTTCTCACCCCTTAATTTTGCCCATTTTGTAACAATCTCTTTTTCTTCACTCGAAAGATTTTTTGGAATTTGAACATTTATATTTACAAGCAAATCTCCTCTTGTCTTGTTGTGCTTAAGCGCACCAAGTCCTTTTAATCTAAGAATAGTCCCTGATGAAGATCCAGCCGGGACCTTCACCTTCACTCTTCCTTCAGGAGTCTCTATCGGGATTTCACCACCAAGAAGAGCTGTAAACAAAGAAATGTTAGCTGAAGTCTTTATATTATCGCCTTCTATAGAAAATCGCGGATCCTTTTCAATCTTTACTTTTAGATATAGATCTCCGCCATTTTGACCCAGGCCCCTGAATCTAATCTTAGAACCTTCCTTTACTCCAGCAGGGATCTTTAATTCCACATCTTTATTAAGGTATGGCAAATTAACTCTTTTTGTAGTACCATGTAAATATTCGCTAAATGATATGGTAACCTCAGATTCCACATCTTGGCCAACATCTGCCCTAACGTTTTGTTGTTTTCCAAACAGGTCAAACGGTGAAAATCCTCTACTAGAAAAACCTCTCTTACCAGTAGAACCAAAAATGCTATTTATAAGGTCAAATATATTATCAAAATCACCGGGATTGATATTATATTGAGTATAGAAATTGCCATTGAAATTAAAGTTCTGGCCACCTACTCCCTGAGTTGTCCATGTAGAACCCATCTGGTCGTATATTTTTCTTTTTTCAGGATTTGATAAAACTTCATGAGCTTCATTTATTTCTTTAAATTTTTCTGCATCGCCGCCCGGTAAATCAGGATGATATTTTCTGGCTAATTTTTTATATGCCTGTTTTATTTCCTTCTCAGTAGCATTTCTATCAACTCCAAGAATCTTATAATAATCTTTATACTTCATCTAAAGTTTCGCCTTCCTTTTTAGGCGGCCGACTCACTTTAACTTTTGATGGAATTAATACCTCATTGTTATATATATACCCAGCACTCAACTCCTGGAGTATGGTGCCCTCAGGTTCATCTGATTCCTCTGTAAATACTACTTCATGATATAGAGGATTAAAAATAGTGCCTGGTTCAGCATTAATTTTTGTTATATTTTCTGATTTAAGAGCTTCATATAAATTTTTATAGACCATCTCTATTCCCTTTTTAAAATTTTCAGAATCAGAATAAGATAGTGCCCTTTCGAGTTGATCAACATTTGGCAATATCTTTGCTAAAAAATTTCTTCTAATTTCGTTAGTTCTAAATTCTATTTCCCTCTGAGTTCTTTTCCTTAAGTTATCATAATCCGCCAAACTTCTTAAATATTTATTTTGCAAATCATTTATTTCTTCTTGGAGTTTTTTAATAAGAGCATCTTTATCCTCAACCGGGGTTTCAACGTAATCCTTTATTTCTTCGCCTTCTTTATTTTCACCGTTTTCACCGTTAGTGTTTTCTATCTTTATTTCAGACATATTTTACCTCCTTTAATATGCCAGATTAAATTCTAGCTCTGAAAAATAAATATCTAAATAGATTTTTAAAATAATATAAACTGGTAGCGAGTGACATATACAGCCTTATTGGCATCCCCGCATTTGTCACTCGATACCTTGTATTTATAAGTAACTTTTTAAGATTTATAAAAAACTAGGAACTAAATTTTCTTTAATTTTCCTTTTTAAAATCAGCATCTATTACTTCACCCTCTTGTGGACCCTGTCCTGAAGAACTATCTGTTGTAGGTCCCGAAGAAGATGCCGAAGAACTACTCTTATAAATCTCCTCGCTAAGTTTATAGCTTAGTTGCTTTAGTTCATTCATCTTAGCTTCAATTTCAGACTTACTTGCATTTTTCTTGATCAAATCTCTTAACTCAGAAATTCCATTTTCTATTTTTGATTTCTCGTCTTGAGAAATTTTATCACCTATATCTTTCAAAGTCTTTTCTAAGCTATAAGCAAAGCTCTCTGCTTGATTCCTTGTATCAGCTTCTTCTTTAATTCTTCTATCTTCCTCAGCGAATTGCTCAGCTTTTTTAATCATTTCATCTATTTCTTCTTTAGATAGAGTAGAAGCACCTGTTACCGTAACTTTCTGTTCTTTACCCGTTCCAAGATCTTTTGCATGGACAGTTAATATGCCATTTGCGTCTATGTCAAAAGTAACTTCAATCTGCGGAACACCTCTTGGTGCAGGAGGTAAACCTTCAAGTCTAAATCTTGCAAGAGTTCTGTTATCTCTTGCCATTGCTCTTTCTCCTTGTAAAACGTGAATCTCAACTGCAGGTTGATTATCTTCAGCGGTAGTAAATATTTCACTCTTTTTAGTAGGAATAGTAGTATTTCTTTCAATCATCTTTGTAAACACTCCACCAAGTGTCTCAATTCCAAGAGAAAGAGGAGTAACATCTAACAAGACTACATCTTTTACCTCTCCTGCAAGAACAGCACCTTGAATTGCAGCACCCACAGCCACAACTTCATCTGGATTTACACCTTTATTAGGCTCTTTTCCAGTCAATCTTTTAACCAGTTCTTGAACTGCAGGCATTCTTGTAGAACCACCAACGAGAATAACCTCATCTATATCTTCAATTTTTAACTTTGCATCATCAAGAGCTTGTTTGAACGGTGCAATACATCTCTCTGTAAGATGCCTTGTGATATCCTCAAATTTT comes from Thermodesulfobium acidiphilum and encodes:
- the glnA gene encoding type I glutamate--ammonia ligase, producing the protein MNNIKCGFKDYEEFKNFVKENEVKFVDVRFCDVPGTWQHFTVPVEAFNEGVIEEGLGFDGSSIRGFQQIEESDMILIPDLSSAFVDPFFDDLTVNIICDVKEPIVLRDYQKDPRGVARRAENYLKTTGIADTAYFGPEAEFFIFDDVKYKYDSRGGMFSIDSVEAWWNSDREEEPNLGHKIRSKEGYFPCPPNDQLQDVRSEMVKAMMKVGLEIEVHHHEVATAGQVEIDIRFNNLLRMADDLMKYKYVAKNVARANGLTVTFMPKPLFGDNGSGMHCHQSLWKGNRPLFYDEKGYAGLSDIALWYIGGLLKHAKSVLAFAAPTTNSYKRLVPHYEAPVNLAYSQRNRSAAVRIPMYTANPKAKRIEFRPPDPSANPYLAFSAMLMAGLDGIENKIDPGKPLDKNIYDLPPEEAKNIPSVPGSLDEALDALEADHEYLLKGGVFSKELIESYIKFKRTQAKELAIRPHPYEFVTLFDI
- a CDS encoding cation diffusion facilitator family transporter, whose protein sequence is MDESYHHEHVHEVSNVKTINLCLVILLNFGIAFFEIIGGILSGSVSLFSDAMHNFSDGLSVLISYIALKVQSKRNDKRRTFGYKRSVIISAFINSLVLIIISLFIFKEAYEKFLHPSNVNSSVIIFVAILAVFANSLGVFLLHKGSKEDMNIKSSYLHLLVDALSSIGVVVAGIIIFFFHINWVDPLIGSLISLYILKESFEILKNSTNILFEGVPNNIDVYKIVEELKGIEGVKDIHHVHVWCLNEKNINFEAHVNIEDVMVSQTKRTLLEIEEKLKKFGINHVTIQFEHNFCNGVGVIKN
- the glmS gene encoding glutamine--fructose-6-phosphate transaminase (isomerizing), whose protein sequence is MCGIVGYIGNKNSADVVLYGLKKLEYRGYDSAGIAVVGESGNLDIRHAVGKILFLEDNLRDAPLKGFLGIGHTRWATHGEPCLKNAHPQVDCTSSIAVVHNGIIENYLELKENLLSKGHIFKSDTDTEVIAHLIEDYQKTYKDTFTSFLKALNDLRGVFAIALINSKEPDKIFAARQFAPLILGRGKGENFLASDIPAILKYTKNVYIMKDGEVAIISKDEISIFDMAGHRIKPSFFEVKWNEEDAEKGGFDHFMLKEISEQPLVVQETIGQRVFFENEFEPYKDELPKDIARGISRICFVACGTSYHAALIGKFLMEYLADMPCEVDYSSEFRYRNAAVNNSVLTIAISQSGETADTLAAMREAKKRGSYVLAITNRLGSTANREADFSILTRAGLEIGVAATKTFTSQLVTLYILALYMGSCKKSISKQIVDETLGYLLEVPKRLEEYFPKFLNDIEKSARIYSGYKNMIFMGRGINYPVALEGALKLKEISYIHAEGYPAGEMKHGPIALLDPTTPVLAIATRSAITYEKVLSNIEEAKSRRSRVVALISEGDKDAVNLVNDILYVPDVPEIVSPIYNVVPLQLFAYYAAVWLSRDPDKPRNLAKSVTVE
- the coaBC gene encoding bifunctional phosphopantothenoylcysteine decarboxylase/phosphopantothenate--cysteine ligase CoaBC — encoded protein: MKILFGICGGISAYKAANFVSSLVKEGNEVNVVMTQNATRFVSPLTFEALTKNICYSESNLPSGKDSIAHITLPQKSDVFIICPATANTISKIALGIADNLLTTMAIARKCPLVLVPAMNDTMWGNPSVQDNVKKLLAQDVIFFGPAYGRLACDSIGSGRMLEVPELLEMFNYHFYPKKDFVGKKILITAGPTREPIDPVRYISNRSSGKMGFAFAQAASLRGAQVRLIAGPTGLRTPYMVERIDVETTEEMFKSVIDNFEFCDILVMAAAVSDFKVDQRYTKKIKKKNNLELNLISNPDILKEVNLLKKNQIVIGFAAETENLSTNANKKLVEKKLDYIVANKIHETGFPFGSENNEVLILSSSGDYYELNSTKINIANFILDIIKEKI
- the rpoZ gene encoding DNA-directed RNA polymerase subunit omega; amino-acid sequence: MIAPSLENALKMIPSRYALVIVAVKRAKEIKSNKDLFTTNVSDPLEQAFEEIASGKIKFTINK
- a CDS encoding pyridoxine 5'-phosphate synthase produces the protein MAGKIRLGVNVDHVATLRESRKITYPDPLFAASISLAAGADLITVHLREDRRHIQDNDVLKIRKAVDNLNLEMACVPQIVSFALKVKPNKVTLVPEKREELTTEGGLDLSKNYDSLKESISTLKSNGIEVSLFIDPDEFSIEKSVTLGADSVELHTGKYADSLDEIERNFELERLKKASNLAKEAGLNVYAGHGLNKSNVWQIALIPEIEELNIGHSIISRAVFVGIFKAVEEIVEILSLASALRENKNL